The following are encoded in a window of Candidatus Caldatribacterium sp. genomic DNA:
- a CDS encoding zinc-dependent alcohol dehydrogenase family protein, translating to MKAMVLERQGSPLLLRDIPLPEPKDDEVLVEVEACGVCHTDLHIVEGELPAHRLPLVPGHQIVGRVVEVGRSVTSVAPGDLVGTPWLFSVCGECPFCRRGKENLCEKARFTGYDVDGGYAEYFLAYQDSVYPLPQGYELVELAPLLCGGVIGYRAYRASGVGKGDILALFGFGSSAHLVLQMALFEGQEVFVFTRSPHHQDLARKLGASFVGGAEDNPPLPFEAAIVFAPSGFLIRKALEYLAPGGKVVAAGIYATPIPEIPYELIYRERSIQTVANSTRQDVREFLALAGKHRFQVTTEVYSLEEANAVLEKLKRREITASAVLVP from the coding sequence GTGAAAGCCATGGTTCTTGAGAGGCAGGGTTCACCTTTGCTCCTTCGGGATATCCCTCTTCCCGAGCCGAAGGATGATGAGGTCCTTGTGGAAGTTGAGGCTTGCGGGGTGTGCCATACCGACCTCCACATCGTGGAGGGGGAGCTTCCGGCGCACCGCCTGCCCCTTGTCCCGGGGCATCAGATTGTGGGAAGAGTCGTCGAGGTGGGGAGAAGCGTGACAAGTGTCGCCCCAGGAGACCTTGTGGGAACTCCCTGGCTCTTCTCGGTGTGCGGGGAGTGTCCGTTCTGCCGGAGAGGAAAAGAAAACCTCTGCGAGAAAGCCCGCTTCACGGGGTACGATGTCGACGGGGGGTACGCCGAGTACTTCCTCGCCTATCAGGACAGCGTCTACCCCCTTCCCCAGGGGTATGAGCTGGTGGAGCTTGCCCCGCTCCTTTGCGGGGGAGTCATCGGGTACCGGGCCTACAGGGCCTCAGGTGTAGGGAAAGGGGACATCCTTGCCCTTTTTGGTTTTGGCTCTTCAGCCCACCTTGTGCTCCAGATGGCCCTCTTTGAGGGCCAAGAAGTTTTCGTGTTCACAAGAAGCCCCCACCACCAGGATCTTGCCCGGAAACTCGGGGCATCCTTTGTCGGTGGCGCAGAGGATAACCCTCCTTTACCTTTTGAGGCAGCCATTGTCTTTGCCCCTTCGGGCTTTCTCATCCGCAAAGCCCTCGAGTACCTCGCCCCCGGGGGAAAGGTGGTTGCCGCAGGGATTTATGCCACGCCCATTCCGGAGATTCCCTATGAGCTCATCTACCGGGAGCGGAGTATCCAGACTGTCGCCAACAGCACCCGCCAGGACGTCCGGGAGTTCCTCGCCCTGGCAGGAAAACACCGCTTCCAGGTAACAACTGAGGTATACTCCCTTGAGGAGGCCAACGCGGTCCTTGAGAAACTCAAAAGGCGGGAGATTACGGCTTCGGCAGTCCTTGTGCCCTGA
- a CDS encoding ECF transporter S component produces MERARTLTYRLSLSAALVALCVVGSFIKIPSPTGTVALDSLPGFFSALALGYGEGAAVALLGHILTSLNVGFPLGFPIHLLIALEMGGIVLLFRFVFKRLGILAAIISGILLNGILAPLGLVPLFGWGFFFGMLPSLIIGSAVNIVLAAILFRVIFRK; encoded by the coding sequence ATGGAACGTGCTCGTACCCTCACGTACCGTCTGAGTCTCTCGGCGGCTTTGGTGGCGCTTTGCGTTGTGGGGTCCTTCATCAAAATCCCAAGCCCCACCGGGACGGTGGCCTTAGACTCCCTCCCCGGGTTTTTCAGTGCCTTAGCCTTAGGCTACGGGGAAGGCGCAGCGGTTGCTCTCCTGGGGCATATCCTCACATCCCTCAACGTGGGGTTCCCTTTGGGCTTTCCCATACATCTTCTCATCGCCCTTGAGATGGGCGGCATTGTCCTTCTTTTCCGCTTCGTCTTTAAGCGGCTGGGGATTTTGGCCGCCATTATCTCTGGAATCCTTCTCAACGGCATCCTTGCTCCCCTGGGTCTTGTGCCCCTCTTTGGGTGGGGGTTCTTCTTCGGCATGCTACCTTCCCTCATCATAGGGTCGGCAGTCAACATCGTCCTTGCCGCGATTCTCTTCCGGGTGATTTTCCGAAAATGA